From Vulpes vulpes isolate BD-2025 chromosome 7, VulVul3, whole genome shotgun sequence, one genomic window encodes:
- the LOC140599601 gene encoding olfactory receptor 6V1-like yields the protein MSNFSIVREFVLLGFSHLHEFQILLFAFILLIYVLTVLGNLAIITLTCLDTRLHSPMYFFLCNFSLMEMLVTSTVVPRMLADLLSTHKTISLAKCLTQSFFYFSLGSTNFLILTVMAFDRYVAICRPLHYPTIMNGPVCVKLVAVCWVVGFVSIISPTLQKTQLWFCGPNIIDHYFCDSAPLLKLSCSDTHHIERMDFFLSFLFVLATMMLIIVSYVLIVAAVLRIPSFSGRQKAFSTCASHLTVVVLGYGSTIFIYVRPGKGHSTHLNKVVALMTAVVTPFLNPFIFTFRNEKFKEVIEDMTKRLRFRDAAAHR from the coding sequence ATGAGTAACTTCAGTATCGTCAGGGAATTTGTGCTGTTGGGATTTTCACATCTCCATGAGTTCCAGATCCTCCTCTTTGCATTCATCCTATTGATATATGTGCTGACTGTGCTGGGGAACCTGGCCATTATCACCCTCACATGCCTTGACACCCGCCTCCACtcacccatgtacttcttcctctgcaACTTCTCCCTCATGGAGATGCTGGTCACCTCCACTGTGGTTCCTAGGATGCTGGCAGACCTACTATCTACTCATAAGACCATTTCCCTGGCCAAGTGCCTGACCCagtctttcttttacttctctttggGTTCCACCAACTTCTTGATTCTTACAGTCATGGCCTTCGATCGCTACGTGGCTATCTGCCGCCCTCTGCACTACCCAACCATCATGAATGGTCCAGTGTGTGTGAAGCTGGTGGCAGTCTGCTGGGTGGTTGGCTTCGTCTCCATCATCTCCCCCACCCTGCAGAAAACACAACTCTGGTTCTGCGGCCCTAATATCATCGACCATTACTTTTGCGACTCTGCCCCACTTCTCAAGCTTTCCTGCTCTGATACCCACCACATTGAACGCATGgatttcttcttgtcttttctctttgtgctGGCCACCATGATGCTGATCATAGTGTCCTATGTCCTCATTGTGGCTGCAGTGCTGCGAATCCCCTCCTTCTCTGGGCGCCAGAAGGCCTTCTCCACCTGTGCCTCCCACCTCACTGTGGTGGTTCTGGGCTATGGCAGCACCATCTTCATCTATGTGAGGCCAGGCAAGGGCCACTCCACACACCTCAACAAGGTGGTGGCTCTGATGACTGCAGTGGTGACCCCTTTCCTCAATCCCTTCATCTTCACCTTCCGGAATGAGAAGTTCAAGGAGGTCATTGAAGATATGACCAAAAGACTCCGCTTCAGAGATGCAGCAGCTCACAGATGA
- the LOC112907040 gene encoding olfactory receptor 6V1, with translation MANLSHPSEFVLLGFSSFGKLQVLLYGPLLMLYLLAFVGNTVIIVMVIANTHLHTPMYFFLGNFSLLEILVTMTAVPKMLSDLLTSHKVISFNGCMVQFYFYFSLGSTSFLILSDMALDRFMAICHPLRYGTLMSWAVCVRLAGVAWAAPFLAMVPTVLSRAYLNYCHNNIINHFFCDNAPLLQLSCSDTRLLEFWDFVMALAFVLSSFLVTLISYGYIVTTVLRIPSASGRHKAFSMCGSHLTLVFIGYSSTIFLYVRPGKAHSVEVNKTVALVTSVLTPFLNPFILTFRNETVKAVLQGQMQRLKGLHKGL, from the coding sequence ATGGCGAATCTGAGCCACCCTTCTGAATTTGTCCTCTTGGGCTTCTCCTCCTTTGGCAAGCTTCAGGTTCTGCTGTATGGACCCTTACTCATGCTTTATCTTCTTGCCTTCGTGGGAAACACAGTCATCATAGTCATGGTCATAGCAAACACCCACCTACATACGCCCATGTACTTCTTTCTGGGTAACTTTTCACTGCTGGAGATCTTGGTAACCATGACAGCAGTGCCTAAGATGCTCTCAGACCTGCTGACCTCCCACAAAGTCATTTCCTTCAATGGCTGCATGGTCCAGTTCTACTTCTACTTTTCCCTGGGTTCCACCTCCTTCCTCATCCTGTCAGACATGGCCCTTGACCGCTTTATGGCCATCTGCCACCCACTGCGCTATGGCACTTTGATGAGCTGGGCTGTGTGTGTCCGGCTGGCAGGGGTTGCCTGGGCAGCTCCTTTCCTGGCCATGGTGCCCACTGTCCTCTCCCGGGCTTATCTCAATTATTGCCATAACAACATCATTaaccacttcttctgtgacaATGCACCTCTGCTGCAGCTGTCCTGCTCAGACACCAGGCTGCTGGAATTCTGGGACTTTGTGATGGCCTTGGCCTTTGTCCTCAGTTCCTTCCTCGTGACCCTCATCTCCTATGGTTATATTGTGACCACTGTGCTGAGGATCCCGTCTGCTAGTGGCCGCCATAAGGCTTTCTCTATGTGTGGGTCACATCTCACCCTTGTCTTCATTGGCTACAGCAGCACCATCTTCCTTTATGTCAGGCCTGGCAAAGCACATTCTGTGGAAGTCAACAAGACTGTAGCCTTGGTGACATCGGTCCTCACTCCCTTTCTCAATCCCTTTATCCTTACCTTCCGCAATGAGACAGTCAAGGCAGTGCTACAGGGGCAGATGCAGAGGCTTAAAGGCCTCCACAAGGGACTATGA